In Pseudobdellovibrio exovorus JSS, the genomic stretch TGATGTCAGTGGTACCAGCACAGTGGCAAAAAAAGTGGAAGGACGAAATTATTTACTAAGTGGAACGAAGTGGTTCACTTCAGCCACAACTTCACAAATGGCACTGACGTTAGCGCGTCCCGAAGGTGGAGCTGAAGGTAGCCGTGGATTATCTTTATACTATATTGAGTTACGTGACGCTCAAGGGACTCTCAACAATATTGAAGTGCATCGTCTTAAAAATAAATTAGGAACGGATGCCTTACCGACGGCCGAGTTAACGTTGCATGAAACTCCTGCGGTCTTGATGGGGAATGAGGGCGAAGGGGTGAAGCGTATCGCCAGCGTTTTAAATATTACCCGTATTTATAATTCTATCTGTGCGGTTTCGCACATGAGGCGTGGTCTTGATTTGGCAAAAAGCTATGCGACTAAACGCCGCGCTTTTGGGAAACTTCTTGTCGATCATCCGTTGCATCGTAAAACGTTGGAAGAGCTTGAAGTGGAGTTTCGTAAGTGCTTCCAGTTAACTTTTTATGTAGCCTCTTTACTGGGTAAAGAAGAAGTGGGCAAAGCCAGTGAAAGCGAGCGTATTCTGCTGCGTGCACTGACTCCGATTGTGAAACTTTACACAGCTAAAAAATGTATTGCGGTCACCAGTGAGGTATTAGAGTCTTTTGGCGGAGCTGGTTACATTGAAAACACCTACATCCCTAGATTACTGCGTGATGCGCAGGTCTTTTCTATTTGGGAAGGAACGACGAATGTATTGGCTTTAGATTTCTTGCGTGCCTGCGAAAAAGAGCGAGCGCTGGAAGCCTTAAGTGCTCACTTTGATATGACTGGCTTAGCACGATTCCAAAAGTATTCACCAGAAGAGCAGATGACTCACGCGCGTGAATTGGCCTTTGCTGTGGCTGAATCTGTGATTGCGGGACTAAATCAAGTGTAGGGATAAATTAGTAGATAATTTCGCGGGCTTCACTTTCGAAAAGCATGAAGCCTATCGCTGCAAAATAAATCCATTCATTGCTTTTACGATGTAAAGGGCCGCTGACATTTACAGAGCCGCCATAGTCTGCATAGCGAGTTCCGCCAACTAATAAAAAGCGACTGGTGGCAGAGCTGAATTTAAAAGCTAAGGACAAGTCGTATCCTAAATAACCTTCGCGTGCGTGATAGGTGGGCCGTTCGGGTGTTGCGTAGCGAGCGTCTACATCATAGAAGTAACCCGCTTGCCCGCGGGTTAGAAACGTAGCGGTGGAAATAAAATACAAGCTGAGATCTGGAATCGGCAGATCATACCAATCAACTTGAAAGGTCGGAGCCAAAGTGTAGCCGATATGTCGTGTGGTATTGAAGTCCGTGGTGAAGGCCGCACGTAGGGGAAGACCTAGGCGCACAGTT encodes the following:
- a CDS encoding acyl-CoA dehydrogenase family protein, which gives rise to MQKSNEFFQDEAELSNTFQADEVLKTHINAVIPEAYKKEIVNHLNTVGEKAAGEWLQLSRVAEEQKPVLTQFDSRGKRIDHIAISREWQQLEKAAATEGIVATAYERRQDEFSRVYQMALLYLYAPSSAFFACPLAMTDGAARAIELHGDEKLKAHAFKNLTSRDPAKFWTSGQWMTERTGGSDVSGTSTVAKKVEGRNYLLSGTKWFTSATTSQMALTLARPEGGAEGSRGLSLYYIELRDAQGTLNNIEVHRLKNKLGTDALPTAELTLHETPAVLMGNEGEGVKRIASVLNITRIYNSICAVSHMRRGLDLAKSYATKRRAFGKLLVDHPLHRKTLEELEVEFRKCFQLTFYVASLLGKEEVGKASESERILLRALTPIVKLYTAKKCIAVTSEVLESFGGAGYIENTYIPRLLRDAQVFSIWEGTTNVLALDFLRACEKERALEALSAHFDMTGLARFQKYSPEEQMTHARELAFAVAESVIAGLNQV
- a CDS encoding MipA/OmpV family protein, giving the protein MFFIFGFMLILNPTYANTRPEKALLEAGIVAAAGSTSDYPASDQIRPRFLPAPYIVYRGQVLKSDDQQGTRLHMLDHQHFSADMSFGGSFPAEGNHARQGMPDLDWTFEIGPRLLYYFAKDERKTVRLGLPLRAAFTTDFNTTRHIGYTLAPTFQVDWYDLPIPDLSLYFISTATFLTRGQAGYFYDVDARYATPERPTYHAREGYLGYDLSLAFKFSSATSRFLLVGGTRYADYGGSVNVSGPLHRKSNEWIYFAAIGFMLFESEAREIIY